One segment of Etheostoma cragini isolate CJK2018 chromosome 23, CSU_Ecrag_1.0, whole genome shotgun sequence DNA contains the following:
- the lrtm2a gene encoding leucine-rich repeat and transmembrane domain-containing protein 2 — protein sequence MLPHTHPPEGIVLPSPSTTTLHLARPVFICVLCLMATLLPAASACPSPCLCDSDSLLVDCGGRGLSSLPPLHLLPPWSRSLLLANNKFSSLGASAFANLSSLEELDLSNNYLDNLPAGLFRDMSNLTRLTLHNNSLTAMDRDLFQGLGGLQSLDLSLNGLSSVPLGLLDELQSLRWLSLAGNRLHGLERAAFEPLANLRHLELGHNPWECDCNLRDFKHWMEWLLYRGGKVDAVECTLPKDLRGRDIRGVPVEMFNYCLQLEDENGGGGEGSRSGQGGVPPCSRNALNPSGATPISDNSNNGHDYSPNTGGGGGGGGGGGGGGGEATPDCVRARYRPVSVRRAIGTVVIAGVVCGIVCIMMVAAACYGCIYASLMAKYQRELKKRQPLMGDGDGDADGEDREEKQISSVA from the exons ATGCTCCCCCACACCCACCCCCCTGAGGGCATCGTCCTGCCCTCACCTAGCACTACCACCCTCCATCTGGCCAGACCTG TCTTCATCTGTGTCCTCTGCCTCATGGCGACGCTGCTGCCCGCAGCCTCTGCCTGCccgtctccctgtctctgcGACTCAGACAGCCTGCTAGTGGACTGCGGGGGCCGGGGTCTCTCCTCTCTGCCGCCCCTTCACCTCCTGCCTCCATGGAGCCGCTCCCTCCTGCTAGCCAACAACAAGTTTTCCTCGCTGGGAGCCTCTGCCTTCGCTAACCTCTCCTCTCTGGAG GAGCTGGACCTCTCTAACAACTACCTGGATAATTTACCAGCTGGATTATTCAGAGACATGTCCAACCTGACAAGACTGACTCTGCACAACAACTCACTAACTGCAATGGACAGAGACCTCTTTCAG GGTTTGGGGGGTCTTCAGAGTCTGGATTTATCCCTGAATGGCCTGTCCTCTGTTCCTCTGGGACTACTGGATGAGCTGCAGAGTCTCAG GTGGCTGTCTCTAGCGGGAAACAGGCTTCATGGTTTGGAGAGGGCAGCGTTTGAGCCGCTTGCCAACCTACGACACCTGGAACTGGGACACAACCCCTGGGAATGTGACTGCAACCTCCGCGATTTTAAACACTGGATGGAGTGGCTGCTGTACAGAG gGGGGAAGGTGGACGCGGTGGAGTGCACGCTACCGAAGGATCTGCGTGGGCGAGACATTCGTGGTGTTCCGGTGGAAATGTTCAACTACTGCCTCCAACTTGAAGATGAGAATGGGGGTGGAGGTGAGGGATCCCGTTCTGGACAAGGAGGCGTTCCTCCCTGCAGCAGGAACGCTCTTAACCCCAGTGGAGCAACCCCAATTTCTGACAACAGCAACAATGGTCATGACTACTCTCCAAACAcgggaggtggaggaggaggaggaggaggaggaggtggcggGGGCGGAGAGGCAACTCCGGACTGTGTCCGTGCCCGCTACCGACCTGTGAGCGTGCGCCGCGCCATCGGCACAGTTGTGATTGCCGGCGTGGTGTGCGGcattgtttgcatcatgatggtTGCAGCCGCGTGTTACGGCTGCATCTACGCCTCGCTGATGGCCAAGTATCAGAGAGAGCTGAAGAAGAGGCAGCCACTGATGGGAGACGGAGACGGAGATGCAGATGGGGAGGATAGGGAAGAGAAACAGATCTCATCTGTGGCCTAG